tcagtcgtgtctgactctgtgtgaccccatagatggcagcccgtccctgggattgtccaggcaagaatactggagtgggttgccatttccttctccagtgcatgcatgcatgctaagtctcttcagtcatgtccgactctttgtgaccctatggacagcagcccaacaggctcctctgtccacaggattctctaggcaagaatacgagtgggttgccatttccttctctgaaagatgaagagacagagccaaagcaaaaacaatgcacGGTTGCGCGCCATGCAATGATGTTCTCTTCCACTTCCTTCCCTGGGTGGGGTATACCTGAAAAAAATCATGCAGATGGTTTTGAGTTAAAATGGCTTTGAAGACTCTTCTCACAGAAAATACCAGCTAGCCCAAAAGTCCAGGCATAAGTTCTTACcaacaaaggaaatgaatccAGCCAAGATCTTCAGTAGAAGCAGATAGTGCGCAGAAAGCTCTTGCCTGTTTTCTTCTTCGCTGCCTGGAGCAGCTTAGGCAGACTGCTTTGCATATCGTCCTCCTGCTGGAGACCCTGGCAGAGCTCACAGATGATCAGAGCTCCAAGTGTGGCTGCCTCCAGGGTGTCCTCTATTTCCACGTTGATCACATGCACAGGCTGCCAGGTCTTCTGTTCTCTAGCACACAGATCTTTCACCACCACTTTATACACTCTCTCAGTGCAGGTGAAGATGGCATCGAAGGGATCTCTGCACTCTTGAAATCTTTCAGGGCCAGATTTGATTCTCTCATTTCTCCCCAAGATCTGTAACACCCCATTGCTCTTGTGGTGCATTCTGTTTTTGCAGAGAAGGTCCTTGCACATCTGCTCATATGTGGTGGAGAAATCATATACCACAGGGAGGTTGGGTGCCAGTCCTGGCAGTGTCACATGGGATCCCACTCCAAAAGACCTAACGTTGAATCCTTTCTTCTTGAGGATGCTGTGGGCTTCCATGCTCCTGTTCATGTTGCTCATACAGACCACAGCCACCCTGAGTGTGGAGGATGACATTATGTTGGCCACTTGGAACTCCAGGCTGATGGATGGGCTTAGAGTCTCTTAAGGGCAGAACCCAGGGAGAAGTCAGCCTAGGTCAAGTTCTTCAGACTAATCTAGTGTCAAAGAACAGATTGTCACCTACCCCAGGTGGGAGGGGAACTTTTGATTGATAATTGGGTTAACTCTTGAGTAATTGGATTTGAATAGTGGGCTCTGACCAGAGGCTCAGTCCAGGCATCAGAACAATCTGGTGATTATCACctaaaaatcttattttccaAAAGAGTGTGGCTACACCATGGGTGTGTTTCGAAATCTCCACTTAGCCCTTGGGTTCAATTGTGGGTGGGGCTACTATTGATATTAGGCAGAATACCTAGACTACTCCCAAGCTTGTCACCAGCCCCCTCCAACGACCTGAGAACATGCATGTGAAAAACATGTTTGAAATGTCCAAGCTTACACTTAattcaattatacataaaattacaagcgttgtttttatttcttccctataATTGATACTTTAGAATTGTAACTGTCGATCATGACAGGATACAGATAGTTTTACCCGTAAGTAATAAAATGATTCACCAGTGTAAAAAGTGATTCCTATAAAACATCCCTCCTGATAGTGTGTGCAGGAGTTACAACATTACACATCCTCCATTTGATTTTCTTGAATTCATGATGATTCTCCAAGAACTAGAGTAGCCTCCACTGGCTTTCCCATGTCTTCGGGAAGAGCTCTGTCTGACCACTCTATGCTGAAATATAGCAATTTTTTGTTCCATTTCTTTTGTTACTTTGCACCATTGACCTAGCAAAGAATATagactttaaaattataaatgggaCATGAAACAGTAAGGAGGGACAGTCCCGTCCCTTCAAAATGGTGCAGGAAAAACATCCACTTAGAAAGCCAAAGATTTTATATCCTTGTGTCTCCATCAGCATAGTGATTGTCACACTGCAGTCTCAGTAAACACACTCAGCCTTTTCAAAGTATGAATCCCAGACCCAGAGCATTAACATCAACCTGGAATATATGAAAAAGGCAACTTTGGGCTCCACACCACAAAATGAGAAAATCTGGGAGTGGAGCCCAGAGATTTGTGACATACAAAGCCCTTTGGATGGTGTGATGTCCACCAAAGACTTACTCATGGCAGAGGTTTCTGAAACTTGACTGGACATTGACAGTCCCTGGGATGTCACTTGACTGGACTCTCCTTCTTCGGGAAGGAAAGTAAGTATGTGACAATTTGATGTGATATGTAaatctgataaaaaaaataataatcatcacTCTGAAGAAGAATTTGTGGACAATTGGTGAATTTTGACTATGTTCTATATTTTGGATTATAGTGTTGTATCAATGTGAAATATTGTGACTTGGTCATTGCACTGCTGTATATGTAAGAGATTATCCTTAAGAAGTTACAGCTAAATATAGGGTCATGACACTGCATATTTTGCTAAATGGcacaacaaaaaaatcagactaagaatgagagagagacagggcCAGGAGCAGAGGGGGCGGGGGTTTGGGGAGGAGGCAAGGAGGTAGGGAAATGTGGCCAAATACTAATAGTGGCTGAATCTAAATGAAAGTTTTACtggaatttataatttattaatgtagcttttatatgttttaataattttgaccataaataaggctgatcactgaaggactgatgctttcaaactgtggtgctggagaagactctagagagtcccttggacagcaaggaggtcaaagcagtcaatcctgaaggaaatcaactgtgaatattcactggaaggactggtgctgaagctgaagctccaatactttggccacctgatgcgaagatccaacacattggaaaagaccctgatgctgggaaagattgagggcaggagaagggggcagtagaggacaagatggttggatggcacatcaactcaatggacatgagtttgagcaaattctgggagatagggaaggacaggaaagcctggtgtgctgcagtccatgggatcacagaatcACACAAGATTGAGCAACtgacaacaaaaataattaattaatgtaGCTTTTATGTGTTTTAATAATATCTAAAAGCCACTTAATAAAATACgtatattttatcaaatatttctgtAAGTTAAGTAGGCGTGGAGTCTTCTTGTATAAGCTCAATCCACCATGTTAAATTGAAATCTATGAATTTATAATCctatacatgcacatacacagtAGTCTCTTCTTTACAAATATAAACATAACTACTTACTTGGGATAatttaataaagataaaacaGAGAATATGTTGAAAGTTGAGATACATTACCAGAGAAAAAGATACAGGAAAATGTGGTAACTGAGTCTTCATTATAGATTTGAAGACAGCCAAAAAAGAGGAGGGTGAAGATTATTTCTTCATTATAGCCTAACACTTAAGTACATAAAAgacatgaaaattttaataagGCCATTAAATTATCTCACATTAGcaattaaaattcattatttcagTTTCTAGAATAGAAAATGATATGAAAGTAAGGTACAGATTTCACATTAATTTTgtcaaaattacaaagaaaaactcTAAGGAATAAGTGATCTTAAAATAACCTGAATATTTGATAGTCTTTTTGTGCTGATTAAGATAGGATTAATATTTACTAATTCTCATTAAAATAGAAACAGGAATAGTTAAAGTAATTGTTACCAAAAGGAGTATATGGTGTGTGGGGTCTGActgcttgctgctcaaaagccagtaaacaggccaggttgatggaaaggaaagttgctttatttcagatgcctgCAACTGGGGGAGAGGGGTGGCAGATATCTGTCCAAAGGCCAGCTCCCCCCACTGACAAGCAGAGGGTGAGAGAATTCATAGACAGGCAGGCGCAGGggatgggggtgtgggggtgtggcGCTACATGCAAAAACAGCATAGTCACAATGGTCTGACCAGCATCTTCTTGaatgttttaggtacagttaatcttcagttctggGGTCCATTAGTTTCAATTCGTTTGAGGtcaattctcagaattgtggaaGCTCATGTCCTAGGTACAGTCTGCTCATCATGTAGGTAATTTCTCCACCTCGGGTTTTAGTATCTCTAAGagagctcacaggatatggctcagattatctacagcccttgagaaagaactgaaggtccttgactatgcttgatgactacattattattagtCTCCTTAgacagttttcctttgttttagcatttctctgattaaatgtATTCTTTGATTAAGGTTTCCCTcaggcaaaaggcaggcagaggacatgggaagGGGCAAGGACCATATGATCCTGCTCCATTTCATAATGACATAAATAtctcatttattgaaaataatgtatGTACACACCCAATTCAAGGATGAAAAGTTGTGGAGGAGGGGTTGGTTTTGACAAATACAGAGAACCATAATACCTTTACtcatgtggaaacaatggaaagggTGTTGTTAGAAATACAGCTTTAAAACTGGGTTCCTTGGAGCAACAGCCTTCCCCGGAGTCTTCAGGCAAATGCATAAAAATCTCTGCTCCCTGATGCCCAGCTCTCAGAGTCCTCCTTGATTCATCACATTGTATTCTATGAAGACTGCGTTTGAAGCGCGTAAGTAAGTTATTTACTGATATTGTATAAACTttaggaaagggaagaaaattacAGCATCAAGACTAAACTGTTTAGGGGAACCAAAGcagacatttgaaaatattaagacCTTTGTCTGGTGTTAAGTAAGCAGAGTGATATCTAATGTTCTCCAATTTTAAAACTCATAATAATTAACTCCTCCCAGGATAGCATCCAATCTCCTTAACTTGTAATCATAGCCAAAATACTTTTGCTTCTATCTTTTTACCATTGCATGTAGATATGATTGATCACACAACCATACAGGGTTGcaaactgtttaaaatatttaatgcttttaaaaatatttaaatgcattaAATATTTCTATGACAGAAGCTTATCCTTAAACTCCCAAAAGACTTCATGTCATTCCCCACCTAACTGACCTCTATCCAATGACATCCCATAGCCAAATAGACCGAATTAGTCATTCCATCTGGTTCCCATAGTATTTTTTCTTGGTACTACTATTATCTTTCTTTAccatataattttctttaactATATAAACATTCATTATCTCTGTGAGATTAttacttcattttacagataatatcTTGTTCATCTTCCCATCCTATATTGTTCCTGGCTCACTCGCTGTGGAAAAGAATCAGATAGATGCCATGAGCTCTGAGTAGAGTCTGAAATTTTGATTGTGTCTGTTAACAGGGGGTGAGGTCCTAGTCATCTGCTCCAGGTATGACTGTCTTTAACCATACTGGTGTTAGCCACACAGTCTTCTACTTTGTGGGCATCCCTGGCCTTGAGGACCAGCATGTGTGGATCTCCATCCCCTTCTTCATCTCCTATGTCATCGCCCTGCTTGGGAACAGCCTGCTCATCTTCATTATCCTCACCAAGCGCAGCCTCCACGAACCTATGTACCTCTTCCTCTGCATGCTGTCTGGAGCAGACCTTGTCCTCTCCACATGCACAGTCCCTCAGGCTTTGGCCATCTTCTGGTTCAATGCGAGGGAGATCTCCCTGGATCGCTGCATCACTCaactcttctttatccattccaccTTCATCTCAGAGTCAGGCATCTTGCTGGTGATGGCATTTGACCGCTACATTGCCATATGCTACCCACTGAGATACACCACTATTCTTACACAAACACTGATAGGGAAAATCGGTGTGATTATCTTTTTGAGAAGTTATGGTACAATTTTCCCAATAATATTTCTTCTGAAAAGGCTAACTTTTTGTAAAAGTAACATTTTTCCAACCACTGTTTGTGAGCACATCGCCGTGGCCAAATTTTCCTGTGATGACATACGAGTAAACTTCTGGTATGGATTTTTTGTCCTGTTGTCAACAGTGACCTTAGATGTTGTGCTAATATTTGTATCATATATGCTTATTCTCCGTGCTGTCTTCCGCATCCCTTCTCGAGATGCTCGCCACAAAACTCTCAATACATGTGGCTCCCATGTCTGTGTCATCATACTCTTTTATGGACCTGGGATCTTCTCAGCTTTCACTCCTCGATTTGCACATCATATCTTACCCCATGTCCATATCTTACTGGCCAATGTTTGCATTCTGGCTCCTACTATGCTGAATCCCATCATTTATGGGATCAAAACTAAACAGATCTGGGACCAGGTATCTCAGGTTTTGTGTCAAAAAAAGATATGACTTTGGAAATGGAAGCAAAACTACTGTATTCTCAACATTTTTCACTCAGAGTCCGAAAAATAAACCAGCTCACCTTCTTAATTCATTCTTACTCTAGATAGGTATTTGGAAAAAGACAAATTATGGATaatcacttgggcttccctagtggctcagatggtaaagagtctgcctacaatgcgggagacccaggttcgatccctgggtcggaaagacccccctggagaaggaaatatccagtacttttgcctggaaaatcccatgggcggaggagcctggtaggctacagtccatggggtcgcaaagagtcggacacgactgagcgacttcacttcacttcatggataATCGCTAGATTATACTTTCCTGGTTTGTTGCATGTCGTGACATAGTTATGCAGTTCTTATTCCTCCTATATATTTTGGGGCATGGCTGTATATATTCTTCCCTTTGTCTGCTCTCacaaagttttaattttcacaGGCTCACCTCTACCGACATTCATTCTTTTCCTTGCTCTAtcaaaaggaagggagggaggaagccaggttcggaggagggagggacaaaggacagagaaggaagggaggaaggaaaggaaagtttcagagggagggatggagggaaacAAGCACGCAAAAACCTCTGGCATCCATATATTTGCCCATTGCTTTTCCTCTGTatcccttcttttcctcctcttgctcctcctcctctttcttgtctccttttcctcctcctctgttccttcttctttctctgtttccatcACAGAAAAATACCTGAAAGAGCTCTCTATATATTCCGGTTTCgatacttttctgttttttaatctcATACCAATCATTTTCCCTTCATGTTGCACGCATGTTACAGTGACCTCTACCCTGCCGAATTCAGTGGTCAATATTCATTCTACATGACACATGAGAAATATTTCACACAGCCAAACAGCCCTCATTCTTGAAAATTCTCCCTCATCTGACATCAGAcaatatattagaaataaaagctgtATAAAGTTACTTATTTCTTATCAAATGGAGATATTAACTGCTAATGTCTTACAAAAGATTGCTATATGTTTTCTATGGTGTATTTGTGTGcaggtaaataattttttttaatttgaactaTATTCCACCTACTATTCCAGAATGCACCTTTCTCACTTAGCAAAGTAATGTAGACATATGCCCATGCTAAAATTGTACACCTCTAGTCATTAGCAATTGCAGCCACCAAGGATGGTGAGCCAATGAGCCCTGAGAAAACTCAGGATATGAAAACACAGGATAGTGTCTGCAGATAACTGAGCTGcatatcaaagaaatgatttcagtgggcccagactcttgcatcttcccatacatagataagcactaaattccttaacttggtatatctgggttttttaaattaacaataatcttttgtcattcagaccacctgcccttggttgcaaaacttctatataacctggcttcCTCCTACCTtgcctcttcagagcagttctctcagggttatttGACACACTGCTtccccaggcttgaagtcctaaaaattcctgccaaataaatataactctcaaaaaaattctttaaaaacaactgtaaaaaaaaaaaacaacaaccaactgTACACATCTGCAGGCATTTTTATCatctttccattgtttttataCAAAGATGTACTATAATTTAGCCAGTAGTCTTgtcaaaaagcattttaaaaagccatactCTTTTCAAAAAGCATTTCTCATATGTAACTTTTTATTTACTGTTCATTTCCCAATCAAGAGCAGGCTCAGCATTCTCTAAATATTACTTCCTAAGTGTCCATTATATCATCTGAAATAGATAAATGATCATAGATAATGAAATGCATAAAGAAGTTACACATATTGCATTTGCCACTGTGGTTCaccttttttcctttgatttttacacttatttttacatgtctaactcaatgaaactatgagccatgccatgtatggCCACCCAAgttggacaggtcatggtggagagttctgatgaaacactggagaagggaatggcaaacaacttcagtattattgccttgagaaccccatgaacagtatgaaaaagcaaaaagatatgatggacagggaagcctggcgtgctgcagtccatgggatcacaaagcgtcagacacgactgaatgactgaactgaacttacatagCCGAAACTATATTTCATATAGACTACAAACATGATCTATGTGAAATCTATTTATactttacatacattttaaagacatatatttataaatatttacaacataGTTTTAACATAATTTTAGCTGGTTATATAATAAACCAGTTCATGAAAGAACCATAATTCACCTAGCCATTTGACTATTATTAACACGCagtatatttcaaattttctgttgTCTGAGAAAGTAATGCTTATTAAAACATATCCTCATTTTTCCTATCCATTATTTTTAGTTTACACATGCTTCCTTAAGTGGTTGAATTATGactcttttcctttgatttttcttttcccgTTGTTTTCCTAGTGTGCCTCAGAAgtgtttaaaaatcaaacaaaactaacattattttaatatttggtttCTACTTAATTTAGCATTTGAACAATTATGgtcagtgtttttaaaatgtctgctgattttaaaagacaaaatgacaaagaaccactttcagttcagttcagttgctcagttgtgtctgactctttgagaccccgtgaactgcagcacgccaggcctccctctccatcaccaactcctggagtccacccaaacccatgtccatcaagtcagtgatgtcatccaaccatctcatcttctgttatccccgtctcctcctgccctcaatctttcccagcatcagagtcttttcaaatgagtcagctctttgcatcaggtggccaaagtattggagtatcagcttcaacatcagtccctccaaagaatacccaggactgatctcctttaggatggactggttggatctcctttcagtccaagggacttttaacaatcttctccaacaccatagttcaaaagcatcaatttttaggcGCTCacctttataatccaactctcacatccataaatgagaactagaaaaaccatagccttgactagacggacttttgttggcaaagtaatatatctgctttttaatatgctgtctaggttggtcataactttccttccaaggagtaagtgtcttttaatttcatggctgcaatcaccatctgcagtgattttggagccccccaaaataaagtcagccactgcttccactgtttccccgtctatttgccatgaagtgatgggatcggatgccatgatcttcgttttctgaatgttgagctttaagccaactttttcactctcctttttcactttcatcaaagggctctttagttcttcttcactttctgccataagggtggtgtcatctgcatatctgaggttattgatatttctcccggcaatcttcattccagcttgtgcttcttccagcccagcgtttctcatgatgtactctgcatagaagttaaataagcaggatgaccacatatagccttgacatactccttttcctatttggaactagtctgttgttccatgtccagttctaactgttgctccctgacctgcatacaggtttctcaagaggcaggtcaggtggtctggtattcccatctctttcagaatttcacacactttattgtgatccccacagccaaaggctttggcatagtcaataaagcagaaatagatgtttttctggaattcttttgctttttccatgatccagcagatgttggcaacttgatctcttgttcctctgcattttctaaaaccagcttgaacatttggaaattcacgtttcacatattgctgaagcctggcttggagaattttgagcattactttactagtgcatgagatgagtgcaattgtgcggtagtttgagcattctttggcattgcctttctttgggattggaatgaaaacagaccttttccagtcctgtggccactgctgagttttccaaatttgctggcatattgagtgcagcactttcacagcatcatctttcaggatttgaaatagctcaactggaattccatcacctccactagctctgttcatgatgatgcttcctaaggcccacttgacttcacattccaggatgtctggctctagatgaatgatcacaccattgtgattatcttgatcatgaagatcttttttgtacagttcttctgtgtattcttgccacctcttcttaatgtcttctgcttttgttaggtccctaccatttctgtcctttattgagcccatctttgcaggaaatgctcccttgttatctctaattttcttgaagagatctctagtctttcccattctattttttccctctatttctttgcaatgatcactgaggaaggctgtcttatctctccttgctactctttggaactctgcatttaaataggtatatcttttcttttctcctttgctttttgcttcccttcttttcatagctatttgtaaggtctcctcagacagccattttgcttttttgcatttcttttcttggggatggtcctgacccccatctcctgtacaatatcacgaacctccatccatagttcatcatagATCATCTGTGATCACTAATTATACTCACTAAACAAAATAGTTAATAACTacaaaatattttgtcatttaagCATATTTTCACATATGATTTTTGTGAATACTCTATGCCTTACTTTTTTATTCAATGTTATATAACAAGTGTGTTCCTTTGACATCAAGGACATTATATAaatgttagttcagttcattcgctcagtcatatctgactctgcaaccccatggactgcagcacaccaggcctccctgtccatcactaactcccagagcttgctcaaactcatgtctgttgagtccgtgatgccatccaaccatctcatcctcctttgtCCCTGTCTCAtactgccttctatctttcccagcattaggatcttttccaaggagtcagatcttcacatcaggtggccaaagtattggagtttcagcttcagcatcagtccttccaatgaatattcaggactgatttcctttaggatggactggttggatctccttgcagtccaagggactcttaagagtcttctccaacatcatagttcaaaagcaccacttctttggtgctcagctttctttatagtccaattctcacatccatacacgactagtggaaaaaccatagcttggatgagacagacctttgttggcaaaataatgtctctgctttttaatatgctgtctaggttggtcataacttttcttccaaagagaaagcatcttttaatttcatggctgcagtcaccatttggatcccaaaaaatttttgaatgttttgaatgttgaatgttAAGGTTTATATGAATCTTTGTATAATATTCTGCTACATGGCATACTGTGTTCTAGTAAATTAGTGGATTCTTTTTGAATATTTACATCTGTGTAACTGAcagtataaataaaatgttatgaaaTTAAGCATTAATAAACATCTGCTATATTTTGTGTCCTTAATGTACACTGTAAAAAATAGATTCTGAACATTTTTATTGCATATATGAGCAACTGGATCGCAGTCAGGTTGAATGTTTTTTAtgcacaaaaaaattttaaatatacatcttATAAATTGTAAGACAATCCATCGTTtccaaaaattgaataaaatccAATAGCAATATGCAAAGGTAAGATACCATTTTCaactaaattacatttttattggctttaaatgttgaaaaatatttgtaCAACGTTTGGAGTTAAGCTTTATttgaggcaaaatgaggactgcaaccCAGGAGGCAGGTTTCCAGATAGTTCTGAGAAACTCCTCCAAGGAAGCGAGTGGAGGAACCAGggtatatagaagttttgcaactaAGGGTAGGTAGGTAGTCAGGAAC
Above is a genomic segment from Bos javanicus breed banteng chromosome 15, ARS-OSU_banteng_1.0, whole genome shotgun sequence containing:
- the LOC133261037 gene encoding olfactory receptor 52B4-like codes for the protein MTVFNHTGVSHTVFYFVGIPGLEDQHVWISIPFFISYVIALLGNSLLIFIILTKRSLHEPMYLFLCMLSGADLVLSTCTVPQALAIFWFNAREISLDRCITQLFFIHSTFISESGILLVMAFDRYIAICYPLRYTTILTQTLIGKIGVIIFLRSYGTIFPIIFLLKRLTFCKSNIFPTTVCEHIAVAKFSCDDIRVNFWYGFFVLLSTVTLDVVLIFVSYMLILRAVFRIPSRDARHKTLNTCGSHVCVIILFYGPGIFSAFTPRFAHHILPHVHILLANVCILAPTMLNPIIYGIKTKQIWDQVSQVLCQKKI
- the LOC133261386 gene encoding RNA polymerase II subunit A C-terminal domain phosphatase SSU72 like protein 5-like, giving the protein MSSSTLRVAVVCMSNMNRSMEAHSILKKKGFNVRSFGVGSHVTLPGLAPNLPVVYDFSTTYEQMCKDLLCKNRMHHKSNGVLQILGRNERIKSGPERFQECRDPFDAIFTCTERVYKVVVKDLCAREQKTWQPVHVINVEIEDTLEAATLGALIICELCQGLQQEDDMQSSLPKLLQAAKKKTGKSFLRTICFY